Sequence from the Meiothermus sp. CFH 77666 genome:
GGGCGCCGCTCGAGGTTCACTGGCGAATGGTTATCTCCCAAAAGCCAGTATGGCAGCGCAGGTAGATTTTGTCTTTTTTAGAGCATCGGTTTTGATCATTTTTGGCGGGGAATGCCTTTACGTTTTTTGGAGTAGCAAAAAAATCGCGCGAGCTATCCGAATGCACCCGTTAGGGAACTTGCAAGCCCCTCACTACCCCGGCTTCCCGCAGCGCTACCAATCCTGGGTATTCTCGGAAGCCTTCTGCCTGGAAAGGGGTAGCAAGGTTGTGCTCGCGGTCTTACACCCATCTTTGGAATATAGGTGTAAGATTTCCTGGCAGCCAAGGTCCAGCAAAATAGGCGCTGTTCTGGGCGCCTATCTCGAGCCATCGGAAGGACTTCAGCCGTCGTACTGGTTCCGACACATTATATCCTTGCTTTTATAACATTATAATGTATATTTAGCAAGAATGATTGACCGCCAGCTACAGACCACCCTCGAGGCCCGCCTTCGTGAGCGGCCCGCAGTGGTGCTCACCGGCCCCCGCCAGGCCGGCAAGACCACCCTGGCCCGCCGGGTAGGCGAGGCCTGGAACGCGCTGTACCTGGATCTCGAGTCCGACCGCGACCGAGGGCTGCTGGCCGAGCCCGAGCTGTATCTGGAGCGCTACCTGGATCGGCTGGTCATCCTGGATGAAGCCCACCGCATGCCGCAGTTGTTCCCGCTCCTTCGGAGCCTCATTGACCGCGCGAGGCTGGCCGGGCGGCAGCAGGGGCTGTACCTGCTGCTAGGCTCGGTCTCGCCAGAGGTCTCGCGCCAGGCCGGCGAGAGTCTGGCTGGAAGGGCCAGCTACCTGGAGCTGGGCCCCTTTGGCGTGCTGGAGGTTCCTGACGAGGAGCGTTTGTGGCTGCGTGGGGGGTTCCCCGAGAGCTACCTGGCCCCTGGCGAACCGCAGAGCCTGCGCTGGCGGCAGGACTTCATCCGCGCCTACCTGGAGCGAGAACTGCCACTCTACGGAGCCCGGCTGCCCACCGAAACGCTGCGCCGGTTGTGGGTCATGCTAGCCCACCTGCAGGGCGGCCTGCTCAACCTGGCCCGCCTGGCCGGCAGCCTGGGACTGGATGGGCGGACCGTCTCGCGCTACCTGGATCTCCTGGCCGACCTGCTCCTGCTGCGAAGGCTGATGCCCTACGAGGCCAACGTGGGCAAGCGGCTCACCCGCTCCCCCAAGCTCTACCTGCGCGATAGCGGGCTGGTGCATGCGCTGCTGGGCATCGATAGCCTGGAGGGCCTGCTCTCGCACCCGGTGGCGGGCTCGAGCTACGAGGGTTTCGTGATCGAGAACCTGCTCCAGGCCCTGCCCGAAGGGGCCCAGGGTTTCTTTTACCGCACCCGGGCCGGCGCGGAGGTGGATCTGCTCCTGGAGTTCCCCAGAGGCCAGCGATGGGCCATTGAGGTCAAGCGGAGCCTGAACCCCCGCCCCAGTCGGGGGTTCCACAGCGCGCTGGCGGACTTGCAGCCCGAGCGGGCCTTTGTGGTCTATCCAGGCCGGGAGACGGTTCCGCTGGGGGGGAACCTGGAGGCCAGGCCATTGCACTTAATGGCGCAGTTACTGATTTCTGGTTGACCCTGATCTCATACCAGATCCCAAACCCAATGCCTCCGGTACTACACGAACGCCGCAACGACCTGCACCTCACCCGCGCCGAAAAAGGAAGCAGCGCGGCAGAAAGCCCAAAAGGCTTCCTAGCGAGCGGTTGAGGGCGTGGGCTCGGTAGCCACAGGCTCACTCGGCAGCACGGCAGTTAGCGGTGTGCGGCTGGGGTCGGTGGGAATGAGCTTGATCTCGATATCGTAGCCCAGCGAATGAGCGTAGGCCACAAAGGTACGGAAGGCCAGGGCAGGGCTGCCCTG
This genomic interval carries:
- a CDS encoding ATP-binding protein, with translation MIDRQLQTTLEARLRERPAVVLTGPRQAGKTTLARRVGEAWNALYLDLESDRDRGLLAEPELYLERYLDRLVILDEAHRMPQLFPLLRSLIDRARLAGRQQGLYLLLGSVSPEVSRQAGESLAGRASYLELGPFGVLEVPDEERLWLRGGFPESYLAPGEPQSLRWRQDFIRAYLERELPLYGARLPTETLRRLWVMLAHLQGGLLNLARLAGSLGLDGRTVSRYLDLLADLLLLRRLMPYEANVGKRLTRSPKLYLRDSGLVHALLGIDSLEGLLSHPVAGSSYEGFVIENLLQALPEGAQGFFYRTRAGAEVDLLLEFPRGQRWAIEVKRSLNPRPSRGFHSALADLQPERAFVVYPGRETVPLGGNLEARPLHLMAQLLISG